From Trichoplusia ni isolate ovarian cell line Hi5 chromosome 11, tn1, whole genome shotgun sequence, the proteins below share one genomic window:
- the LOC113498992 gene encoding acyl-CoA Delta(11) desaturase-like, with translation MPPQVDPVPSGVVFESDTQTSDLGLAKDVSKLKHASVRKHEYVWFNIFWFLFLHISSVYGLYLVFTSAKWQTNVFAFAVHLMCAIGIGAGSHRLWTHRCFKARTPLRVVLMLWQTMGFQDCIFEWARDHRTHHKYADTDADPHNAERGLFFSHMGWLCCKKSPEVIEGGKRIDLTDLYADPVVMFQKRHYMKMMPVLCFLLPTVIPVYFWGETWTNAFFIPTILRYTCGINVVWSVNSFAHTFGYRPYDKSLNPRENIGVWMICVEGFHNYHHTFPWDYRATELPLYNMLTPTIVFIEFMAKIGQAYDLKYVSPEIIKQRVHRTGDGTHHLWGWDDPEFNEKLKAKYGAVCHSDDRKEA, from the exons ATGCCTCCTCAAGTAGACCCGGTTCCCAGTGGAGTGGTGTTCGAATCTGATACCCAGACGTCAGACCTCGGACTTGCCAAAGACGTGTCAAAGTTGAAACACGCCAGCGTAAGGAAGCACGAGTATGTGTGGTTCAACATATTCTGGTTTCTCTTCCTACATATCTCTTCCGTGTACGGATTGTATCTAGTCTTCACGTCTGCTAAGTGGCAAACTAATGTGTTTG CATTTGCAGTCCACCTTATGTGCGCCATCGGCATCGGCGCAGGATCTCATAGACTATGGACTCACAGGTGCTTCAAGGCGCGCACACCTCTGAGAGTTGTCCTCATGTTATGGCAGACTATGGGATTCCAG GACTGCATATTCGAGTGGGCTCGCGATCACCGCACTCATCACAAATATGCGGACACGGATGCAGACCCTCACAACGCTGAGCGAGGATTGTTCTTCTCCCACATGGGCTGGCTCTGCTGCAAGAAGAGCCCAGAAGTCATTGAGGGAGGGAAACGGATTGATCTCACCGACTTGTATGCTGATCCCGTGGTTATGTTCCAAAAAAG GCACTACATGAAAATGATGCCAGTGTTATGTTTCCTGCTGCCAACCGTTATCCCAGTATACTTTTGGGGAGAAACCTGGACTAATGCTTTCTTCATACCCACAATTCTGAGATATACTTGCGGAATCAACGTTGTATGGAGCGTCAACAGTTTTGCACACACATTCGGATACAGGCCTTATGACAA GTCACTGAACCCTCGTGAGAACATAGGAGTTTGGATGATCTGCGTGGAGGGCTTCCACAACTACCACCACACGTTCCCGTGGGACTACCGCGCGACTGAACTCCCTCTCTACAATATGCTCACGCCGACCATCGTGTTTATCGAATTTATGGCTAAA ATTGGACAAGCATACGACTTGAAGTACGTATCGCCGGAGATCATCAAGCAACGAGTCCATCGCACTGGGGACGGCACACATCACCTATGGGGGTGGGACGACCCTGAATTCAATGAGAAACTCAAGGCGAAATATGGAGCCGTCTGCCACAGTGACGACAGAAAGGAAGCATAA